In a single window of the Candidatus Methylacidiphilales bacterium genome:
- a CDS encoding glycosyltransferase yields MDKSLVVSVVVPLRNGAEILPAFLGELAGVLKEAYYFYEIILVDDGSTDRTPRVVAELLRVQERVRFLQLSRPYGREIATAAGLETAIGDFVVVMDALTDPPAMIPDLVARCRLGSGVLCGISSEPEKSGLLTAWATRLFHTYCRKVLDIDYRENSTDFRVLSRQAVNAVTRIRDRRRYLRIFAATLGYQQECFTYQPRTAVNQSRGGLQERVEHAIEIVIAQSRHPLRVVSRLGLLMSVLNVLYAGYIVAIYFLKPDVARGWTTLSMQMTGMFFFLFLILAVLCEYVGRILEETQERPLYYVAAEQTSSVLLETSIEKNILNEAKAI; encoded by the coding sequence ATGGATAAAAGCCTGGTTGTTTCGGTGGTTGTGCCCCTGAGAAATGGGGCGGAGATACTGCCTGCCTTTCTCGGGGAGTTGGCCGGGGTTCTGAAAGAGGCCTATTACTTCTACGAAATCATCCTGGTGGACGATGGCTCCACCGATCGCACGCCCAGGGTGGTGGCGGAATTGCTGCGCGTGCAGGAGCGCGTCCGCTTCCTCCAGCTTTCGCGGCCCTACGGGCGGGAGATTGCCACGGCGGCCGGCTTGGAAACCGCCATTGGGGATTTTGTCGTGGTCATGGATGCCCTGACCGATCCGCCGGCCATGATTCCGGACCTGGTGGCGCGCTGTCGTTTGGGCAGCGGTGTGCTCTGCGGGATATCCAGTGAGCCTGAAAAGTCCGGTCTGCTGACCGCCTGGGCCACGCGACTCTTTCACACCTATTGTCGGAAGGTGTTGGATATCGATTATCGGGAAAACTCCACCGATTTCCGCGTCCTCAGCCGCCAGGCGGTCAATGCCGTCACCCGCATCCGGGATCGTCGGCGATACCTGCGGATTTTTGCCGCCACCTTGGGGTACCAGCAGGAGTGCTTCACCTACCAGCCGAGGACGGCAGTCAACCAAAGCCGGGGCGGGTTGCAGGAACGGGTGGAACACGCCATAGAGATTGTCATTGCCCAATCCCGCCATCCCCTGCGCGTGGTAAGCCGGTTGGGTCTGCTCATGAGCGTATTGAATGTCCTCTATGCGGGATACATTGTGGCCATCTATTTTTTGAAACCCGATGTGGCCCGGGGATGGACCACGCTCTCCATGCAGATGACCGGGATGTTTTTTTTCCTGTTCCTGATCCTCGCCGTGCTGTGTGAATATGTGGGACGGATTTTGGAAGAAACCCAGGAGCGGCCCCTGTATTACGTGGCCGCCGAGCAGACCAGCTCCGTGCTCCTGGAAACTTCGATCGAAAAGAATATCCTGAACGAGGCCAAGGCAATATGA
- a CDS encoding FAD-dependent oxidoreductase — MTQSADAVVVGGGFFGMYLALLLKARGLSPVILERGPDFMLRASYHNQARVHNGYHYPRSLMTAVRSRVNFPHFLQDFPESIVEDFDKYYAVGRVLGKVTADQFETFMARVGAPLQPAPERVSRLFSSPLIEKVWKVREVAFDAGKLRLTMRKRLEEAGVEFYFEADARCLTHRADGAMELAVETNGGRRLYGTPWVFNCTYSGLNRLRYHSGLPLLPLKHELTEMALVQPPQELQNLAVTVMCGPFFSLMPFPDRGLWTLSHVRYTPHHAWKEGGSQSGTEAWQDAYEHFDRAVKSTDGPLMIRDAARYLPAMSKCRQEGSLWEVKTVLPQSELDDGRPILFHRDPEMRGLVSLMGGKLDNIYDIPQELAALGLGM; from the coding sequence ATGACGCAGTCTGCCGATGCCGTGGTTGTGGGCGGGGGATTTTTTGGCATGTATCTGGCCTTGTTGCTCAAGGCGCGGGGTCTTTCGCCGGTGATCCTGGAGCGTGGTCCGGATTTCATGCTCCGGGCCTCCTACCACAACCAAGCACGCGTTCACAATGGCTACCATTATCCGCGCAGCCTCATGACCGCCGTCCGCTCCCGGGTCAACTTTCCCCACTTCCTCCAGGATTTCCCGGAATCAATTGTCGAGGATTTCGACAAATACTACGCCGTGGGCCGCGTGCTCGGAAAGGTGACGGCGGACCAGTTTGAAACCTTCATGGCCCGGGTCGGGGCTCCCCTACAACCAGCCCCAGAACGCGTCTCCCGCTTGTTCAGCTCGCCGTTGATTGAGAAAGTCTGGAAAGTCCGGGAAGTGGCCTTTGATGCCGGCAAGCTACGCCTCACCATGCGGAAGCGCTTGGAGGAGGCGGGGGTCGAGTTTTATTTTGAGGCCGACGCCCGGTGCCTGACCCATAGAGCTGATGGGGCGATGGAATTGGCCGTGGAAACCAATGGGGGTCGGCGTTTGTACGGAACCCCTTGGGTATTCAATTGCACCTACAGCGGACTGAATCGGCTGCGGTACCATTCCGGACTGCCCCTCCTTCCCCTCAAACACGAATTGACCGAGATGGCACTGGTCCAGCCTCCGCAGGAATTGCAAAATCTGGCGGTCACGGTCATGTGTGGTCCGTTTTTTTCCTTGATGCCTTTTCCCGACCGCGGACTTTGGACCCTGAGCCACGTGCGCTACACCCCGCACCATGCTTGGAAGGAAGGAGGCTCGCAAAGCGGAACGGAAGCCTGGCAGGACGCGTATGAACATTTTGACCGTGCAGTCAAAAGCACCGACGGTCCCCTCATGATCCGCGATGCCGCCCGCTACCTTCCTGCCATGTCCAAGTGTCGTCAGGAGGGGTCGTTGTGGGAGGTGAAGACCGTCCTCCCGCAAAGCGAACTCGACGATGGTCGGCCGATCCTCTTTCATAGGGATCCGGAAATGCGCGGTTTGGTGAGCCTCATGGGGGGGAAATTGGACAACATCTACGACATCCCCCAAGAACTGGCGGCCTTGGGGTTGGGAATGTAA
- a CDS encoding glycosyltransferase family 2 protein: MTPEDVQRTVSVVMPVFNEESTLSRVVEAVLVRPEVAELILVDDCSRDGTWRVMEKLAEGDRRIRIFRHEVNRGKGAALRSGFGHATAPYVLIQDADLEYTPEDYPTLLRPLWDDRADVVFGSRFMGSGTHRVLYFWHYVGNTFLTLLSNMFTNLNLTDMETCYKVFKREIIQGMKIEEERFGFEPEITAKVARHQPRLRIYEVPISYYGRTYEEGKKIGWKDGVRALWCIVRYNLFR; encoded by the coding sequence ATGACACCTGAAGATGTCCAGAGAACTGTTTCTGTCGTCATGCCTGTGTTCAATGAGGAATCCACCCTTTCCCGGGTGGTGGAAGCCGTTTTGGTCCGTCCCGAAGTGGCGGAACTGATTCTGGTGGATGATTGCTCGCGGGACGGGACTTGGAGGGTGATGGAGAAACTGGCCGAGGGCGATCGCCGTATTCGGATTTTCCGGCACGAGGTGAACCGGGGAAAGGGTGCCGCCCTGCGGAGCGGCTTCGGACACGCCACGGCACCCTATGTGTTGATTCAGGATGCCGATTTGGAATACACCCCGGAGGATTATCCCACCCTCTTGCGTCCCCTCTGGGATGACCGGGCCGATGTGGTTTTCGGGTCGCGTTTCATGGGATCGGGTACCCACCGGGTGCTGTATTTTTGGCACTACGTGGGGAATACGTTCCTCACCCTGCTTTCGAACATGTTCACCAATCTCAACCTCACCGATATGGAAACGTGCTACAAAGTCTTCAAACGGGAAATCATCCAAGGGATGAAGATCGAGGAAGAGCGATTTGGATTTGAGCCTGAGATCACCGCCAAAGTGGCGCGCCACCAACCCAGGCTGCGCATTTACGAGGTTCCCATCTCTTACTACGGGCGTACCTACGAAGAGGGGAAAAAAATCGGCTGGAAAGACGGGGTGAGGGCCTTGTGGTGCATCGTCCGCTACAACCTTTTCCGATGA
- a CDS encoding glycosyltransferase family 2 protein, with amino-acid sequence MNPAWQVPTYQVAWGKPGRNRYAVCVFVINEGERVRAQLQRMKPLTDGVDVVIADGGSTDGSFDGDILEEAGVTALLVKTGPGRLSAQMRMGLAWCLQQGYEGVVTIDGNGKDGIGAIPQFIKLLEAGYDHVQGSRYIAGGHHENTPFLRHWGVQLLHAPLISLAARFRYTDTTNGFRAYSRKFLVDERVRPFRDCFVSYELHYYLAIRAARLGFRCVETPVSRVYPRHGKTPTKISGLKGNWLVLKTLFDAVRGKYDPLL; translated from the coding sequence ATGAACCCCGCCTGGCAAGTGCCGACCTACCAGGTGGCGTGGGGGAAGCCCGGGCGCAACCGCTATGCGGTGTGTGTCTTTGTCATCAATGAAGGTGAACGTGTGAGGGCGCAGCTTCAGCGCATGAAGCCCCTGACCGACGGGGTGGATGTCGTGATTGCCGATGGGGGGAGCACGGACGGGTCCTTTGACGGAGACATCCTGGAGGAGGCCGGCGTGACGGCGCTTTTGGTCAAAACCGGCCCGGGGAGATTGAGCGCCCAAATGCGGATGGGCTTGGCTTGGTGCCTGCAGCAGGGTTATGAGGGCGTGGTGACCATTGATGGGAATGGAAAGGATGGGATCGGGGCCATCCCCCAATTTATCAAATTATTGGAAGCCGGATATGACCACGTCCAGGGATCGCGGTACATTGCCGGGGGACATCATGAGAACACACCATTCCTGCGGCACTGGGGGGTCCAACTGCTCCATGCCCCATTGATCAGCCTGGCCGCAAGGTTTCGTTACACCGACACCACCAATGGCTTCCGAGCCTACAGCCGGAAGTTCTTGGTGGATGAGCGGGTGCGGCCTTTCCGGGACTGTTTTGTCTCGTATGAACTGCACTACTACCTGGCCATCCGTGCGGCAAGATTGGGGTTCCGGTGCGTGGAAACGCCCGTCAGCCGGGTTTATCCCCGGCACGGGAAAACCCCCACCAAAATAAGCGGACTGAAAGGGAATTGGTTGGTCTTGAAGACGCTCTTTGATGCAGTTAGGGGTAAATATGATCCTCTCCTGTGA
- a CDS encoding glycosyltransferase — translation MKLILVEPGGHHLSGHMREKILLAAVSLRELGVGVTLVGWAETPPPDVVLDDYVCPPSFVRHVAGWIPRKLTTLYIEFWVYLTAFIASRSGKMGVIGMTSSGPYGPVFASFFCHPPAAYLQRMIHPGLFPVSGGWGIVRRRALAWKCLVRNGGRLVCFNELMQTTFDQSVGPGATVCIPEFIALPGPEKITERKIRRLLATGWDNARRSPVGHLERLEDFAGLNEIIIHDPELNAEKLQPLRDRLATCPSVKLTGISGYFTGGAWLELFARADASLIAYAGTFPAMSALFLQSIACGLPVVSSRFPDGIECFARFGKLGELFDYGDRGTLSAAIARICAWSDLDWKEFFSAREGLLAAVNPASSLSQYLSFLKKQHACP, via the coding sequence GTGAAACTGATCCTTGTGGAGCCGGGCGGACATCATTTGTCCGGACATATGCGGGAAAAAATACTCCTTGCTGCGGTAAGTCTGCGTGAGCTTGGAGTCGGCGTGACCTTGGTGGGTTGGGCGGAAACACCGCCACCGGATGTTGTTCTCGATGATTACGTGTGTCCTCCGTCTTTTGTGCGGCACGTGGCCGGATGGATACCTCGAAAACTCACCACTTTGTATATTGAGTTTTGGGTCTATCTCACGGCATTTATCGCTTCTCGTAGCGGAAAAATGGGGGTCATCGGCATGACTTCATCCGGACCTTACGGTCCCGTATTCGCCTCCTTTTTTTGTCATCCTCCGGCTGCCTACCTACAGCGCATGATCCACCCGGGACTTTTCCCTGTTTCCGGGGGATGGGGGATTGTTCGGAGGCGAGCTCTTGCATGGAAATGCTTGGTGCGTAATGGAGGGCGATTGGTTTGCTTTAATGAATTGATGCAAACGACATTTGATCAGTCAGTGGGTCCTGGGGCTACGGTCTGCATTCCTGAATTCATCGCCTTGCCCGGCCCTGAAAAGATTACTGAGCGAAAAATTCGCAGATTATTGGCCACGGGATGGGACAATGCGAGGCGCTCACCGGTGGGCCATTTGGAACGTTTGGAGGATTTTGCCGGTCTCAACGAGATCATCATCCATGATCCCGAACTCAATGCTGAAAAGCTCCAGCCATTGCGGGATCGATTGGCGACATGCCCATCGGTCAAGTTGACGGGCATATCCGGATACTTCACTGGTGGGGCTTGGCTTGAGCTGTTCGCCCGGGCTGATGCCAGTCTGATCGCTTACGCGGGGACATTCCCGGCAATGAGTGCGCTTTTTTTGCAATCAATTGCGTGTGGACTGCCAGTGGTGTCCTCGCGCTTCCCGGACGGCATTGAGTGTTTCGCCAGATTTGGCAAACTGGGAGAATTGTTCGACTATGGGGACAGGGGAACACTGTCCGCGGCCATCGCCCGAATATGTGCCTGGAGCGACTTGGACTGGAAGGAGTTTTTCAGTGCACGCGAAGGTTTGTTGGCGGCGGTAAACCCGGCTTCCTCACTTTCGCAGTATTTGTCTTTTCTAAAAAAACAACATGCGTGTCCATGA
- the rfbH gene encoding lipopolysaccharide biosynthesis protein RfbH → MIQPGRFYYLDWPHTDSDRKGSASFSSKSRPALAITGADKQGDVTLLKVTGAPHYPHAIAFTQEDLASGRLLKTSYIRTDRFLTVHESELRDWGASLKPSRLKDCHKALALSNSRSFSRLTHLAQRPGDDEVRLETEAETHRKLEAGNLKPEAIPYAGRVFDEDEVTAAVSATLDFWLTLGKEGEAFESELAEFLGVRRCILTNSGSSANLLAFTALTSHKLPPEKRIRPSDEIITCAAGFPTTVAPILQNGAVPVFLDNDPTTGNADLSRLEEAFVPGKTKAVMMAHALGNPFDLATVLAFCKKHDLWLIEDNCDALGCTYSLPVALAESLGLQHLLQRARANPESNTQNQALKIPRIVDGILTAYTGTFGDLSTQSFYPPHHLTMGEGGAINIVKDMKLKVLVESFRDWGRDCWCASGVDNTCRKRFGWQLGELPEGYDHKYIYSHIGYNLKPLDPQAAIGRAQLKKMPAFIEARKRNWELLRRGLAGLEDVLEFALPTHASAWLGVEVEGLSSRKDEWQEASFGWKSDGLSPLNSDMSHEHGLRCSPSWFGFMMLVKPGAPFSRTDLARHLDEHKIGNRMLFGGNLVRQPAFVQLRHDNPDAFRVVGGSRGKQGATSLLPGADRIMNEAIFIGVYPGLTPAQIDRMVRVIRGFVGTERQVSG, encoded by the coding sequence CGGCCGCTTTTACTACCTTGACTGGCCACATACGGATTCCGACCGCAAGGGGTCGGCATCCTTTTCTTCGAAAAGCAGGCCTGCATTGGCGATCACGGGCGCTGATAAACAGGGTGACGTCACTCTTCTCAAAGTCACCGGTGCGCCGCACTATCCTCATGCGATCGCCTTTACCCAGGAAGATCTGGCCAGCGGTCGTTTGCTGAAGACGAGTTATATCCGCACAGACCGCTTTCTGACCGTTCATGAATCCGAGCTTCGGGATTGGGGCGCGTCACTGAAGCCCTCTCGTTTGAAGGATTGTCACAAAGCCTTGGCCTTGTCCAATTCCCGTTCCTTCTCCCGCCTGACCCACTTGGCGCAAAGGCCCGGGGATGATGAGGTCCGCTTGGAAACGGAGGCTGAAACCCACCGGAAACTTGAAGCCGGAAACTTGAAGCCGGAAGCCATTCCCTACGCCGGTCGTGTCTTTGATGAAGACGAAGTGACGGCGGCGGTTTCCGCCACCCTCGATTTTTGGCTCACCCTGGGCAAGGAGGGTGAGGCTTTTGAATCCGAACTGGCGGAATTCCTCGGGGTGCGCCGCTGTATCCTGACCAATTCCGGCTCTTCGGCCAACCTGCTGGCCTTCACCGCCCTGACCAGCCACAAACTGCCACCGGAGAAACGCATCCGTCCCAGCGACGAAATCATCACCTGCGCGGCCGGATTCCCCACCACCGTGGCCCCGATCCTGCAAAATGGCGCGGTGCCCGTTTTCCTCGACAATGACCCCACGACCGGCAACGCCGATCTCTCCCGCTTGGAGGAAGCCTTTGTCCCCGGGAAAACCAAGGCCGTCATGATGGCCCACGCCCTGGGCAACCCCTTCGATCTGGCCACCGTGCTGGCCTTCTGCAAAAAACACGACCTCTGGCTGATCGAGGACAATTGTGATGCCCTGGGTTGCACATATTCGCTTCCCGTCGCGTTGGCCGAATCCTTGGGATTGCAGCATCTTCTCCAGCGCGCGAGAGCCAACCCAGAATCAAACACACAGAACCAGGCACTCAAAATCCCCCGTATCGTGGACGGGATTTTGACCGCCTACACCGGCACTTTCGGTGACCTCAGCACACAGTCCTTCTACCCGCCGCACCACCTGACCATGGGCGAGGGTGGGGCCATCAACATCGTCAAGGACATGAAGCTCAAGGTGCTGGTGGAGAGCTTCCGGGACTGGGGCCGGGATTGCTGGTGCGCCAGCGGGGTCGATAACACCTGCCGGAAACGGTTCGGCTGGCAACTGGGTGAACTGCCCGAGGGCTACGACCACAAATACATCTACAGCCACATCGGCTACAACCTGAAGCCGCTCGATCCGCAGGCGGCCATCGGCCGGGCCCAATTGAAGAAGATGCCCGCCTTCATCGAGGCCCGCAAACGCAACTGGGAATTGTTGCGCCGGGGATTGGCCGGGCTGGAGGATGTGCTGGAGTTTGCCCTGCCCACCCATGCATCCGCATGGTTGGGAGTTGAAGTTGAAGGTTTAAGTTCAAGAAAAGACGAATGGCAGGAGGCCTCATTCGGATGGAAATCCGACGGTCTTTCTCCCTTAAACTCAGACATGTCACATGAACACGGGCTGCGCTGCAGTCCGTCCTGGTTCGGCTTCATGATGCTGGTGAAGCCCGGGGCTCCTTTTTCCCGCACAGATCTGGCCCGGCATTTGGACGAACACAAGATCGGCAACCGCATGCTCTTTGGTGGCAACCTCGTCCGCCAGCCGGCATTCGTCCAGTTGCGTCATGACAACCCGGACGCGTTCCGCGTCGTCGGGGGAAGCCGGGGCAAACAAGGAGCAACAAGCCTTCTCCCGGGTGCGGATAGAATCATGAATGAGGCGATCTTCATCGGAGTCTATCCCGGCCTGACCCCGGCCCAGATCGACCGCATGGTGAGGGTGATCAGGGGTTTTGTTGGTACAGAGCGACAAGTGAGCGGTTGA
- a CDS encoding sugar phosphate isomerase/epimerase yields the protein MKPQPCLAFSNIAWSPEEDLPAYDLLGKLGVSQVECAPGRLWPQPAEATDVEVRQALGPIVARGLSVSGFQAILYQKSELLLFDDQTRPRLMEHLKGLARVCAMVGGRYLVFGAPKNRWVPDSLDASSARREAVDFFRELGREAAGLGVVFGMEANPASYGCNFCTHVADTVGLVREVDSPGFRWHLDAGELAMNAEKLPETILEHAPWVGSVHVSEANLDGFASPWEGHAKVARCLEQIGYAGTLSIEMKRQPAGLESVREAVEHVSRIYLP from the coding sequence ATGAAACCCCAGCCCTGTCTGGCCTTTTCCAATATCGCCTGGTCTCCGGAGGAGGATCTTCCGGCCTATGACCTTTTGGGGAAACTCGGAGTAAGCCAGGTGGAATGTGCCCCCGGGCGTCTTTGGCCGCAGCCAGCGGAGGCCACGGATGTGGAGGTGCGCCAAGCCCTGGGGCCAATTGTCGCGCGTGGGCTTTCGGTTTCTGGATTCCAAGCCATCCTCTATCAAAAAAGCGAACTATTGCTTTTTGATGATCAAACACGACCCAGGCTGATGGAACACTTGAAGGGATTGGCACGGGTGTGTGCCATGGTGGGAGGGCGTTATCTGGTATTTGGTGCCCCCAAGAATCGTTGGGTTCCCGATTCGTTGGACGCGTCTTCGGCCCGACGGGAGGCGGTGGATTTTTTCCGTGAGTTGGGCCGTGAGGCCGCCGGCCTGGGGGTGGTATTCGGGATGGAAGCCAATCCCGCTTCCTACGGCTGCAATTTCTGCACCCATGTCGCAGACACGGTGGGGTTGGTGCGCGAAGTGGATTCACCGGGTTTCCGATGGCATCTCGATGCCGGTGAACTGGCGATGAATGCGGAAAAGCTTCCCGAAACCATCCTTGAACACGCGCCCTGGGTCGGATCGGTTCACGTCAGTGAGGCCAACCTGGATGGATTTGCATCTCCTTGGGAGGGGCATGCCAAAGTGGCGCGTTGCCTGGAACAGATCGGTTACGCGGGCACCCTTTCGATTGAAATGAAGCGACAGCCGGCCGGCTTGGAATCCGTGCGGGAGGCCGTGGAACACGTGAGCCGTATCTACCTGCCCTGA